A single window of Microbispora hainanensis DNA harbors:
- a CDS encoding MerR family transcriptional regulator, with the protein MRITEAAKRLGMSPRMLRYREALGLLPPVRDRGAHRRFGPDELEAVRQAMELERRFDVSPAELAFALRALSEPAVAQAVRDLGVRIGRIQAPRRALDFEKEKALRLLRHR; encoded by the coding sequence ATGCGCATCACCGAGGCGGCCAAACGGCTCGGCATGTCTCCCCGGATGTTGCGCTACCGGGAGGCTCTCGGCCTGCTGCCACCCGTACGGGACAGGGGCGCCCATCGGCGCTTCGGGCCCGACGAGCTGGAGGCGGTGCGCCAGGCGATGGAGCTGGAGAGGCGGTTCGACGTCTCACCTGCCGAGCTGGCCTTCGCGCTCCGGGCGCTGTCCGAACCCGCGGTGGCCCAGGCCGTACGGGATCTCGGCGTGCGCATCGGACGCATCCAGGCGCCGCGCCGGGCGCTGGACTTCGAGAAGGAGAAGGCCCTGCGACTGCTCCGGCACCGGTGA
- the ahcY gene encoding adenosylhomocysteinase, whose translation MDFKVADLSLAEFGRKEIRLAEHEMPGLMATRKEYAAAQPLRGAKIMGSLHMTIQTAVLIETLVALGADVRWVSCNIFSTQDHAAAAVVVGPNGTVDNPSGVPVFAWKGETLEEYWWCTEQALRWPDGSGPNMILDDGGDATLLVHKGVEFEKAGAVPVAGEDDPEEWAVILDTLRRTVSEDKWWTRVAEGIKGVTEETTTGVHRLYEMHKSGTLLFPAINVNDSVTKSKFDNKYGCRHSVIDGLNRATDVLIGGKVAVVCGYGDVGKGCADALRGQGARVIVTEIDPICALQAAMDGFQVTTLEEVVGIADIFVTCTGNYGIISAEHMSQMKHQAIVSNIGHFDNEIDMAGLARIPGIKKVNIKPQVDEWVFPDGHSIIVLAEGRLMNLGCATGHPSFVMSNSFTNQVIAQIELFTKTDEYPTGVYVLPKHLDEKVARLHLDALGVKLTKLSKKQAEYIGVDVEGPYKPDHYRY comes from the coding sequence ATGGACTTCAAGGTCGCCGACCTTTCGCTTGCGGAATTCGGCCGCAAAGAGATCCGCCTCGCGGAGCACGAGATGCCGGGCCTCATGGCGACCCGTAAGGAGTACGCAGCGGCGCAGCCGCTGCGCGGCGCGAAGATCATGGGCTCGCTGCACATGACGATCCAGACCGCCGTGCTGATCGAGACGCTGGTCGCGCTCGGCGCCGACGTCCGCTGGGTGAGCTGCAACATCTTCTCCACCCAGGACCACGCCGCCGCCGCGGTCGTCGTCGGCCCGAACGGCACGGTCGACAACCCCTCCGGTGTCCCGGTCTTCGCCTGGAAGGGCGAGACGCTGGAGGAGTACTGGTGGTGCACCGAGCAGGCCCTTCGCTGGCCTGACGGCTCCGGCCCCAACATGATCCTGGACGACGGCGGCGACGCGACGCTGCTCGTGCACAAGGGTGTCGAGTTCGAGAAGGCCGGTGCCGTACCGGTCGCCGGTGAGGACGACCCGGAGGAGTGGGCGGTCATCCTCGACACGCTCCGCCGTACGGTCTCCGAGGACAAGTGGTGGACCCGCGTCGCCGAGGGCATCAAGGGCGTCACCGAGGAGACCACGACCGGCGTGCACCGCCTCTACGAGATGCACAAGTCGGGCACGCTCCTCTTCCCGGCGATCAACGTCAACGACTCGGTGACCAAGTCGAAGTTCGACAACAAGTACGGCTGCCGCCACTCGGTGATCGACGGCCTCAACCGCGCCACCGACGTGCTGATCGGCGGCAAGGTCGCCGTGGTCTGCGGCTACGGCGACGTGGGCAAGGGCTGCGCCGACGCGCTGCGCGGCCAGGGCGCCCGGGTCATCGTCACCGAGATCGACCCGATCTGCGCGCTCCAGGCCGCCATGGACGGCTTCCAGGTCACCACCCTGGAGGAGGTCGTCGGCATCGCGGACATCTTCGTCACCTGCACCGGCAACTACGGCATCATCAGCGCCGAGCACATGTCGCAGATGAAGCACCAGGCGATCGTGTCCAACATCGGCCACTTCGACAACGAGATCGACATGGCCGGCCTGGCCCGCATCCCGGGCATCAAGAAGGTCAACATCAAGCCGCAGGTCGACGAGTGGGTGTTCCCCGACGGGCACTCGATCATCGTGCTCGCCGAGGGCCGCCTGATGAACCTCGGCTGCGCCACCGGCCACCCGTCGTTCGTCATGTCGAACTCGTTCACCAACCAGGTCATCGCCCAGATCGAGCTGTTCACGAAGACCGACGAGTACCCGACCGGCGTCTACGTGCTGCCCAAGCACCTCGACGAGAAGGTCGCCCGCCTCCACCTCGACGCGCTCGGCGTGAAGCTGACCAAGCTCAGCAAGAAGCAGGCGGAGTACATCGGCGTCGACGTCGAGGGCCCGTACAAGCCGGACCACTACCGCTACTGA
- a CDS encoding adenosylhomocysteinase, translated as MIQPDITADIAEAGERRIEWAARSMPVLQAVGAGFGADRPLDGLRLAACMHVTAETAVLLGALREGGARIALAASNPLSTQDDVAEALRTYGIAVHARAGVDKATYYRHIHQALDIAPHIVLDDGCDLVNTLHTERVELLDGVVGGCEATTTGIIRLRQMASENALRFPMVAVNDTRTKRMFDNRYGTGQSTLDGIMRATNVLLAGRTVVVAGFGFCGRGVAERAKGLGARVVVTEIDPVKALDAALQGYDVRPMSLAAETGDVFVTVTGNRDVIRAEHLAVMKDGAILANAGHFDVEIDVRALEEMAREVRFGIRPNTDEYVLEDGRRLLLLAEGRLVNLTAAEGHPAAVMDMSFSAHALAVAWLVRESARLSPGVYDVPADIDAEVARLKLAAAGISIDALTGEQEEYLRSWRFGS; from the coding sequence GTGATTCAGCCGGACATCACGGCGGACATCGCGGAGGCCGGAGAGCGGCGCATCGAGTGGGCGGCCCGCTCGATGCCGGTCCTCCAGGCGGTCGGCGCCGGGTTCGGCGCCGACCGGCCGCTCGACGGCCTGCGCCTCGCCGCCTGCATGCACGTGACCGCCGAGACGGCGGTGCTCCTCGGGGCGCTGCGGGAGGGCGGTGCCCGCATCGCCCTGGCCGCGTCCAACCCCCTGTCCACGCAGGACGACGTGGCCGAGGCGCTCAGGACGTACGGCATCGCCGTGCACGCCCGCGCCGGCGTGGACAAGGCGACCTACTACCGGCACATCCACCAGGCGCTCGACATCGCGCCCCACATCGTGCTCGACGACGGATGCGACCTCGTCAACACCCTGCACACCGAGCGCGTCGAACTCCTCGATGGCGTGGTCGGCGGCTGCGAGGCGACCACGACCGGGATCATCCGGCTGCGTCAGATGGCCTCGGAGAACGCGCTCCGCTTCCCGATGGTCGCCGTGAACGACACCCGGACCAAGCGGATGTTCGACAACCGCTACGGCACCGGCCAGTCGACCCTCGACGGCATCATGCGGGCCACAAATGTCCTGCTCGCGGGCCGCACCGTGGTCGTGGCCGGCTTCGGCTTCTGCGGCCGGGGTGTCGCGGAGCGGGCCAAGGGCCTCGGTGCGCGGGTCGTCGTCACCGAGATCGATCCGGTCAAGGCACTCGACGCCGCCCTGCAGGGCTACGACGTACGGCCGATGAGCCTGGCCGCCGAGACCGGCGACGTGTTCGTGACCGTCACCGGCAACCGCGACGTCATCCGCGCCGAGCACCTGGCCGTCATGAAGGACGGCGCGATCCTCGCGAACGCGGGTCACTTCGACGTCGAGATCGACGTACGGGCGCTGGAGGAGATGGCGCGCGAGGTGCGCTTCGGGATCCGGCCCAACACCGACGAGTACGTCCTGGAAGACGGCCGCAGGCTGCTGCTGCTCGCCGAAGGGCGCTTGGTCAACCTGACCGCCGCCGAGGGCCACCCGGCCGCCGTGATGGACATGTCGTTCTCCGCTCATGCGCTCGCCGTCGCCTGGCTGGTCCGCGAGTCCGCCCGGCTGTCGCCGGGTGTCTATGACGTGCCGGCCGACATCGACGCCGAGGTGGCCCGCCTGAAGCTCGCCGCCGCCGGGATCTCGATCGACGCGCTCACCGGCGAGCAGGAGGAGTATCTCCGCTCCTGGCGCTTCGGGTCCTGA
- a CDS encoding DUF222 domain-containing protein, whose amino-acid sequence MAQELALTPLPDDVDMCLAEAEELLFARDRITSALADRVGRVHRAGQARQHGHASTRCWLRTRGGMTVGGAGRLLTLGAELPRLPVVREKFATGELAAGVVEAICAAVAGLSDEQAGLAEPILVDLAGKAGAAEVAKAGRHLRAVLDPDGEERDERADYGRRFLRVRPGKGGGVEGEFYLPREAGARLMALLQAYAKLRAQGDDRPLTVRQADALIALLEQKIAAELLVVVSAESLPTDPETTDPTADPATQDPAAPATEDTDPATQDPADPATDDPADHVEDARDAEGFEEGREHTGDFAPGESDDLDAAEAEAGAGAGSNADADGAADACTESAADTVAPAPVEAADNASDAMSGPGHASGADGPDGFDTPEADVTSDYTPDATGGTDAPHQADDAVSDVIGDPGAAGGTDAPDAADGLDSAETEAEAEAGTGAGSDARECEPPGTASTASPDGDGDSHTAPSDTAPSEAVQPDPPPEDASARHTHAGHRPAGDCRHGQGTPGALGTALGSSLRASLGMVPPGLLLATGQVLPVSSVHRLARTSTLVRIVMNADGQVLDMGRKVRLATPAQRRAIYARYATCWIDGCPLPATMCQIDHADNWSTGGLTDLKLLGPACQFHNRDRYQHPDRYTRRNVGEDRWAFTYHRLGQARRLHE is encoded by the coding sequence GTGGCCCAAGAGCTGGCGCTGACCCCGCTGCCCGACGACGTGGACATGTGCCTGGCCGAGGCGGAGGAGCTGCTGTTCGCCCGCGACCGGATCACCAGCGCCCTGGCCGACCGCGTCGGCCGGGTCCACCGAGCAGGTCAGGCCAGGCAGCATGGGCATGCCTCCACCCGCTGCTGGCTGCGCACCAGAGGGGGGATGACGGTGGGTGGTGCGGGCCGCCTGCTCACCCTCGGCGCGGAACTGCCGCGCCTCCCCGTCGTGCGGGAGAAGTTCGCCACGGGTGAGCTGGCGGCGGGGGTGGTGGAGGCCATCTGCGCCGCTGTGGCCGGGCTATCGGACGAGCAGGCCGGCCTGGCGGAGCCGATCTTGGTGGACCTGGCCGGCAAGGCCGGGGCGGCGGAGGTCGCCAAAGCCGGCCGCCACCTGCGGGCGGTGCTCGACCCCGACGGGGAAGAGCGGGATGAGCGGGCCGATTACGGGCGGCGGTTCCTGCGAGTCCGCCCGGGCAAGGGCGGCGGCGTGGAAGGGGAGTTCTACCTGCCGCGTGAGGCCGGCGCCCGGTTGATGGCGTTGTTGCAGGCGTACGCCAAGCTGAGGGCACAGGGTGATGACCGCCCGCTGACGGTACGCCAGGCCGACGCGCTGATCGCCCTGCTGGAGCAGAAGATCGCCGCCGAGCTCCTCGTCGTGGTCAGCGCCGAATCCCTCCCCACCGACCCCGAAACCACCGACCCCACCGCCGACCCGGCCACCCAAGACCCCGCTGCCCCGGCCACCGAAGACACCGACCCAGCCACCCAAGACCCCGCCGACCCGGCCACCGACGACCCCGCCGACCATGTCGAGGACGCGCGGGACGCCGAGGGCTTCGAGGAAGGCCGGGAGCACACAGGCGACTTTGCTCCCGGCGAGTCCGACGACCTCGACGCGGCCGAGGCCGAGGCAGGTGCCGGTGCGGGGAGCAATGCCGATGCCGACGGAGCCGCTGACGCCTGCACCGAGAGCGCCGCCGACACCGTAGCCCCTGCGCCTGTCGAGGCCGCCGACAATGCCTCCGACGCGATGAGCGGCCCCGGTCACGCGAGCGGCGCGGACGGCCCCGACGGCTTCGACACTCCCGAGGCCGACGTCACCAGCGACTACACCCCCGACGCCACCGGAGGCACCGACGCCCCCCACCAGGCCGACGACGCCGTCTCCGACGTGATAGGCGACCCCGGTGCTGCGGGCGGCACCGACGCCCCCGACGCCGCGGACGGGCTCGACAGTGCCGAGACTGAAGCTGAGGCCGAGGCAGGTACCGGTGCGGGAAGCGACGCCCGTGAATGCGAACCGCCCGGCACCGCAAGCACCGCCTCTCCCGACGGCGACGGAGATTCCCACACAGCACCTTCGGACACAGCACCTTCGGAGGCGGTGCAGCCGGATCCTCCTCCCGAGGACGCCTCCGCACGTCACACCCACGCCGGGCATCGGCCTGCGGGGGACTGCCGGCATGGCCAGGGCACGCCGGGAGCGCTGGGAACGGCACTGGGATCGTCGCTGCGTGCGTCGTTGGGGATGGTGCCGCCGGGGTTGCTGCTGGCGACCGGGCAGGTGCTGCCCGTCTCCAGCGTGCACCGCCTCGCCCGCACCTCGACTCTGGTGCGGATCGTCATGAACGCCGACGGGCAGGTCCTCGACATGGGCCGAAAAGTCCGCCTGGCCACCCCCGCCCAACGCCGGGCCATCTACGCCCGGTACGCCACCTGCTGGATCGACGGCTGCCCCCTCCCGGCGACCATGTGCCAGATCGACCACGCCGACAACTGGAGCACCGGCGGCCTCACGGACCTGAAACTCCTCGGCCCGGCCTGCCAGTTCCACAACCGCGACCGCTACCAGCACCCCGACCGCTACACCCGCCGCAACGTCGGCGAAGACCGCTGGGCCTTCACCTACCACCGCCTCGGACAAGCCCGACGACTACACGAGTAA
- a CDS encoding nuclear transport factor 2 family protein: MSTDTHDVVEELLRRMAEGDHDRTAALFAEPVDWLLSWPAEGHPAVPWIQPRSSRAEVADHFRSLEAHHVPELNGTSVTRILVDGTHAVVLGEIVQTVRAEGTAYTSPFALHLTVEDGLITRYHIFEDSLTIARALSTQISP; this comes from the coding sequence ATGAGCACTGACACCCATGACGTCGTGGAAGAGCTGCTGCGCCGGATGGCGGAGGGCGATCACGACCGTACGGCGGCGCTGTTCGCCGAGCCCGTCGACTGGCTGCTCTCCTGGCCCGCCGAGGGGCATCCTGCTGTTCCCTGGATCCAGCCGCGCTCCAGCCGGGCCGAGGTGGCGGACCACTTCCGGTCTCTGGAGGCCCACCATGTGCCTGAACTCAACGGCACGTCGGTGACGCGAATCCTGGTCGACGGGACACACGCCGTCGTCCTCGGAGAGATCGTGCAGACGGTCCGAGCCGAGGGCACCGCCTACACCTCGCCTTTCGCGCTGCATCTGACCGTGGAAGACGGACTCATCACCCGCTATCACATTTTCGAAGACAGCCTTACTATTGCCCGCGCCCTCAGCACCCAAATCAGCCCATAA
- a CDS encoding DUF305 domain-containing protein, which yields MAGVALLFSACLLTACAEDVRESAPVSTAPVIAPGRPGEEARTLSPAEAATAVPSPTVNAADVRYVQNMIVHHRQALDMAALAPSHASSAKLKALAARIHDVQEPEIRVMTSWLDREHLPRPDHHADHEGMPGMATPEQMKALRAASGATFDSLFLQMMVAHHEGAIAMATTALTEGSHLTVEQWATDVIAEQTAEIRRMREMQGTRPSPTPALHRA from the coding sequence GTGGCCGGTGTCGCGCTCCTCTTCAGCGCCTGCCTTCTCACCGCCTGCGCGGAGGACGTACGGGAGAGTGCTCCCGTCTCGACCGCGCCCGTGATCGCGCCCGGCCGGCCCGGCGAGGAGGCCAGGACCCTCAGCCCTGCCGAGGCCGCCACCGCGGTCCCCTCCCCCACCGTCAACGCGGCCGACGTGCGGTACGTCCAGAACATGATCGTCCACCACCGGCAGGCGCTGGACATGGCGGCCCTGGCTCCCTCGCACGCCTCCTCCGCCAAGCTGAAGGCGCTCGCGGCCCGCATCCATGACGTACAGGAGCCGGAGATCCGCGTCATGACGTCCTGGCTCGACCGGGAACACCTCCCCCGGCCCGACCACCACGCCGATCATGAAGGCATGCCGGGCATGGCCACCCCGGAGCAGATGAAGGCGCTCAGGGCGGCCTCCGGCGCCACGTTCGACAGCCTCTTCCTCCAGATGATGGTCGCCCATCACGAAGGCGCGATCGCGATGGCCACCACGGCGCTCACCGAGGGCTCACACCTCACCGTCGAACAGTGGGCCACGGACGTGATCGCCGAACAGACCGCCGAGATCCGGCGGATGCGTGAAATGCAGGGCACCCGACCTTCCCCCACCCCCGCCCTGCACCGCGCCTGA
- a CDS encoding RDD family protein, with protein MSEVVTGEAVVVEVRVAQLPSRALAFLIDWAVQWAVLILTVVLVTQASLVTDDSLATGLFILFLVLVTVGYPVAFETISRGRSLGKLALGLRVVSDDGGPERFRQALFRGLAGFLEFWTFAGAPALITSLLNQRGKRLGDVFAGTTVIGERTPQQAPPPEMPPALASWAATLELSGLSDDLANTARQYLSRWNQLTPQMRDEMGMRVAAQVSARVAPPPPPGVPPYAYLAAVLAERRRREEMRLARARSTPPPYGPQGYGAYGHGAYGPYGQGAHGQGGPAPAPPTAAEPPRGDAPPTSGGFVPPV; from the coding sequence GTGTCCGAAGTCGTGACCGGCGAGGCGGTCGTCGTAGAGGTTCGCGTCGCCCAGCTCCCCAGCCGCGCCCTGGCCTTCCTCATCGACTGGGCCGTCCAGTGGGCCGTGCTGATCCTGACCGTCGTGCTGGTCACACAGGCGTCCCTGGTGACCGACGACTCGCTGGCCACCGGCCTGTTCATCCTGTTCCTCGTGCTGGTCACGGTGGGCTATCCGGTCGCGTTCGAGACGATCAGCAGGGGCCGCTCGCTGGGCAAGCTCGCCCTCGGCCTGCGCGTGGTGAGCGACGACGGCGGGCCGGAACGCTTCCGGCAGGCGTTGTTCCGCGGGCTCGCCGGGTTCCTGGAGTTCTGGACGTTCGCCGGCGCTCCCGCGCTCATCACGTCGCTCCTCAACCAGCGCGGCAAGCGCCTGGGGGACGTGTTCGCGGGGACGACCGTCATCGGGGAGCGCACGCCGCAGCAGGCCCCGCCGCCGGAGATGCCTCCGGCGCTCGCGTCGTGGGCCGCGACGCTGGAGTTGTCCGGGTTGTCCGACGACCTGGCCAACACGGCCCGGCAGTACCTGTCCCGCTGGAACCAGCTCACCCCTCAGATGCGGGACGAGATGGGGATGCGCGTGGCCGCGCAGGTCAGCGCGCGGGTGGCGCCGCCGCCCCCGCCCGGCGTTCCGCCGTACGCCTATCTGGCCGCCGTACTGGCCGAACGCAGACGCCGCGAGGAGATGCGGCTCGCCCGGGCCCGTTCCACGCCCCCACCGTACGGTCCCCAGGGGTACGGCGCTTATGGACACGGCGCTTATGGACCTTATGGGCAGGGCGCTCATGGGCAGGGCGGGCCGGCGCCGGCGCCGCCGACGGCGGCCGAACCGCCGCGCGGAGACGCTCCGCCGACATCGGGGGGATTTGTTCCGCCCGTTTAG
- a CDS encoding stage II sporulation protein M — protein MDIDAFVAASKPSWDRLDDLVRRQRRLRGAEVDELVELYQRAATHLSIVRSGSSDALLVGRLSSLVARARSAVTGAHSPAWREVARFFTVSFPVVAYRARRWWIGVTVASLAVAYVVGVWVARDPTVQSLIGTPEEIRQIVEHDFADYYSENPAVSFAGHVWLNNAWLSMQVVVSAILLGLPIPYILFQNAANVGLLGGLMHAHGKADVFWGLILPHGMLELTAVFLAAAAGLRLGWTAVDPGPRRRAEALAEQGRAVMSVALGLVVVLLVSGLIEAGVTPSGLPTWARISIGALAEALFIAYVVVFGRRAERANETGDIEHAPDLAPTA, from the coding sequence GTGGACATCGATGCCTTCGTCGCCGCGAGCAAGCCGTCCTGGGACCGGCTGGACGACCTCGTACGGCGACAGCGCAGGCTGCGCGGCGCGGAGGTCGACGAGCTGGTCGAGCTCTACCAGCGGGCGGCGACCCACCTGTCCATCGTGCGGTCGGGGTCGTCCGACGCCCTTCTCGTGGGACGTCTGTCGTCGCTGGTGGCGAGGGCGCGCTCGGCCGTCACGGGCGCGCACAGCCCGGCCTGGCGGGAGGTCGCCCGGTTCTTCACGGTGTCGTTCCCCGTGGTGGCCTATCGGGCGCGCCGGTGGTGGATCGGCGTCACGGTGGCCTCGCTCGCGGTCGCGTATGTCGTGGGTGTGTGGGTGGCGCGCGATCCCACGGTGCAGAGCCTCATCGGCACGCCGGAGGAGATCCGGCAGATCGTCGAGCACGATTTCGCCGACTACTACTCGGAGAATCCGGCGGTGTCGTTCGCCGGCCACGTGTGGCTGAACAACGCCTGGCTGTCCATGCAGGTCGTGGTCTCGGCGATCCTGCTCGGCCTGCCCATTCCCTACATCCTGTTCCAGAACGCGGCCAACGTGGGACTCCTCGGCGGCCTGATGCACGCGCACGGCAAGGCGGACGTGTTCTGGGGCCTGATCCTGCCGCACGGCATGCTGGAGCTGACCGCGGTCTTCCTGGCGGCCGCCGCCGGGCTGCGGCTGGGCTGGACCGCCGTCGACCCCGGCCCGAGGCGGCGCGCGGAGGCGCTGGCCGAGCAGGGCAGGGCCGTGATGAGCGTCGCGCTCGGCCTGGTCGTGGTGCTGCTCGTCTCCGGGCTCATCGAGGCGGGGGTCACCCCGTCGGGGCTGCCGACCTGGGCGCGCATCTCCATCGGGGCGCTCGCGGAGGCGCTGTTCATCGCGTACGTGGTCGTCTTCGGCCGCCGGGCGGAACGCGCGAACGAGACGGGCGACATCGAACACGCCCCCGATCTCGCGCCAACCGCCTAA
- a CDS encoding DUF58 domain-containing protein yields the protein MALTGRTGLLAALAAIVVLLAPEPGLVVLAAALVLAVLVTADLLLAGAVRGLRFQRDGERRVRLGQSATIGLVVDNPGGRRVRGVLRDAWQPSAGAEPRRMPLDVPARERRRLVTTLTPTRRGDREAVAVTVRSVGPLGLAARQRTFHVPWTVRVLPPFLSRRHLPARLARLRELDGRHPALVRGQGTEFDSLREYVVGDDVRSIDWRASARRSDVVVRTWRPERDRRVLIVLDTGRTSAGRVGEAPLPGSGPSGWPRLDWSMDAALLLASLAARAGDRVDFLAYDRAVRAQVSGVSRTELLSSLVNAMAPIEAELVEADAAGMVAAVLSRARRRRLVVLLTDLNATAMEEGLLPVLPSLSSRHMVVVASVADPRVAGMAAGRGTAEAVYDAAAAERLRGERRGITAVLRRHGVEVVDALPEDVAPALADAYLALKAAGRL from the coding sequence GTGGCGCTGACCGGACGCACGGGACTGCTCGCCGCCCTCGCCGCGATCGTCGTGCTCCTCGCCCCCGAGCCCGGCCTGGTCGTCCTGGCCGCCGCGCTCGTGCTCGCCGTGCTCGTGACGGCCGACCTGCTGCTCGCGGGCGCCGTACGCGGGCTCCGCTTCCAGCGCGACGGCGAACGAAGGGTGCGCCTGGGACAGTCGGCGACCATCGGTCTGGTCGTGGACAACCCGGGTGGGCGGCGCGTGCGGGGCGTGCTGCGCGACGCCTGGCAGCCCTCGGCCGGGGCCGAGCCCCGGCGGATGCCGCTCGACGTGCCGGCCCGTGAGCGGCGGCGCCTGGTCACGACGCTGACGCCCACCCGCAGGGGCGACCGGGAAGCCGTGGCCGTGACGGTCCGCTCGGTCGGGCCGCTGGGCCTGGCCGCGCGGCAGCGGACGTTCCACGTGCCGTGGACCGTCCGGGTGCTGCCGCCGTTCCTCAGCCGCAGGCATCTGCCGGCGCGGCTGGCCCGGCTGCGCGAGCTCGACGGACGGCACCCCGCGCTGGTGCGCGGCCAGGGCACCGAGTTCGACTCGCTGCGTGAATACGTGGTGGGCGACGACGTCCGCTCCATCGACTGGCGGGCGAGCGCCCGGCGCAGCGATGTCGTCGTACGCACCTGGCGGCCCGAGCGCGACCGCCGGGTGCTGATCGTGCTCGACACGGGCCGCACCTCGGCGGGCCGGGTCGGGGAGGCGCCGCTGCCCGGCTCCGGGCCGTCCGGGTGGCCTCGCCTGGACTGGTCGATGGACGCCGCGCTGCTGCTGGCCTCGCTCGCGGCGCGGGCCGGCGACCGCGTCGACTTCCTCGCCTACGACCGTGCCGTACGGGCCCAGGTGTCCGGTGTGTCGCGCACGGAGCTGCTGTCGTCGCTGGTGAACGCGATGGCGCCGATCGAGGCGGAGCTGGTCGAGGCCGACGCCGCGGGGATGGTGGCGGCCGTGCTGTCCAGGGCCAGGCGGCGCCGCCTGGTGGTGCTGCTGACCGACCTGAACGCCACCGCCATGGAGGAGGGCCTGCTGCCCGTGCTGCCCAGCCTGTCGTCCCGGCACATGGTCGTGGTGGCCTCGGTCGCCGACCCGCGCGTCGCCGGCATGGCGGCCGGGCGCGGCACCGCGGAGGCCGTCTACGACGCCGCGGCGGCCGAGCGGCTGCGCGGCGAACGGCGTGGGATCACCGCGGTGCTGCGCCGCCACGGCGTGGAGGTCGTGGACGCCCTGCCCGAGGACGTCGCCCCGGCGCTCGCGGACGCGTACCTGGCGCTGAAGGCCGCCGGCCGGCTCTGA
- a CDS encoding AAA family ATPase, with protein MTTPESDADAAREALAALRAEVAKAVVGQDPVVTGLVIALLCRGHVLLEGVPGVAKTLLVRTLSATLALDFKRVQFTPDLMPGDVTGSLVYDARTAEFEFREGPVFTNLLLADEINRTPPKTQAALLEAMEERQVSVEGAARALPDPFIVVATQNPVEYEGTYQLPEAQLDRFQLKLTVPLPAREQEIAVLERHALGFDPRDLTEIKAVASAADLAAGRRAVAQVHASPEVLGYIVDVARATRQSPSLQLGVSPRGATALLAAARAWAWLSGRSYVTPDDVKALARPALRHRVGLRPEAELEGATPDGILEGILAAVPVPR; from the coding sequence GTGACCACACCTGAATCGGACGCGGACGCCGCCCGCGAGGCGCTCGCGGCGCTGCGGGCGGAGGTGGCCAAGGCGGTCGTGGGCCAGGACCCCGTCGTCACCGGCCTGGTCATCGCGCTGCTGTGCCGGGGTCACGTGCTGCTCGAAGGCGTGCCCGGCGTGGCCAAGACCCTGCTCGTACGCACGCTGTCGGCCACGCTCGCCCTGGACTTCAAGCGGGTGCAGTTCACCCCCGACCTGATGCCGGGCGACGTCACGGGATCGCTGGTCTACGACGCCAGGACGGCCGAGTTCGAGTTCCGCGAGGGGCCGGTATTCACCAACCTGCTGCTCGCCGACGAGATCAACCGCACGCCGCCGAAGACCCAGGCCGCCCTGCTGGAGGCCATGGAGGAGCGGCAGGTCAGCGTCGAGGGCGCGGCCCGCGCGCTGCCGGATCCCTTCATCGTCGTGGCGACCCAGAACCCCGTCGAGTACGAGGGCACCTACCAGCTCCCCGAGGCGCAGCTCGACCGGTTCCAGCTCAAGCTGACCGTGCCGCTGCCGGCACGCGAGCAGGAGATCGCCGTCCTCGAACGGCACGCGCTCGGCTTCGACCCGCGCGACCTGACGGAGATCAAGGCGGTGGCGTCCGCCGCCGACCTCGCGGCAGGGCGCCGGGCGGTCGCGCAGGTGCACGCGAGCCCCGAGGTGCTCGGCTACATCGTGGACGTCGCCCGCGCCACCCGGCAGTCGCCCTCGCTCCAGCTCGGCGTCTCGCCGCGCGGGGCGACCGCGCTGCTCGCCGCCGCGCGGGCGTGGGCATGGCTGTCGGGCCGGTCGTACGTGACGCCCGACGACGTGAAGGCCCTGGCGCGGCCCGCCCTGCGCCACCGTGTGGGGCTGCGCCCGGAGGCCGAACTGGAGGGCGCAACCCCCGACGGCATCCTGGAGGGCATCCTGGCCGCCGTCCCCGTGCCCCGGTGA